The Synechocystis sp. PCC 7509 genome includes a window with the following:
- a CDS encoding type IV pilin-like G/H family protein translates to MQNQKLAFWRLLFISGTLVSGVVSDFELSNLIGLNISTFSKVVFKSNTSLAGDLPANTKVKQAESKKQIQIKQSQAKDYISSINRAQVVFHLNNAQFASSTKQLKLEIPKENNYYKFEFVSSNSKYAYTTAAAKQMNLKSYAGVIFKSKLSDTFYLAICQTNQPANKPPTIPIKIGDKVYCSADSSKLD, encoded by the coding sequence ATGCAGAATCAGAAGCTGGCTTTTTGGCGGCTATTATTTATTAGTGGAACTTTAGTTTCAGGAGTTGTAAGTGACTTTGAGTTGTCAAATTTAATTGGTTTAAATATTTCTACATTTTCCAAAGTTGTATTTAAGTCTAATACCTCCCTTGCCGGAGATTTACCTGCAAATACGAAAGTTAAACAAGCTGAAAGCAAAAAACAAATTCAAATAAAGCAATCCCAAGCTAAAGATTACATCAGTTCAATCAACCGCGCCCAGGTTGTTTTTCATCTTAACAACGCTCAATTTGCCAGTTCAACTAAACAATTAAAATTAGAAATACCTAAAGAAAATAATTATTATAAATTTGAATTTGTAAGTAGCAATTCAAAGTATGCTTACACAACAGCAGCAGCAAAACAGATGAATCTTAAAAGTTATGCAGGAGTAATTTTTAAATCTAAATTATCTGATACATTTTATCTAGCTATTTGTCAAACAAACCAACCTGCAAATAAACCTCCAACGATACCAATTAAAATTGGTGACAAGGTATATTGTTCTGCTGATTCGTCTAAACTTGATTGA
- a CDS encoding DUF4335 domain-containing protein has translation MPLSNSVLHRYTPPTCTLQVVAYSSPVSRWVGSKVVKEVQFDLRFDDPRSDADKQVSITGNSNQLEALHTVVTIYIQELLSLSSESFAVLGQETPLSPRVDVDSDVWLMPAEDFPPKTSNSDRLIAQSDTFALKPATKLAHNLFLGTLATPETGQFVQLSILQLFDLATALDEYKSDLIALPTYSRNPQNSSPLLAWANIAAVLLLGVGVTAVGLQVFNRPNSPQIANNINNRPKTTINPEVALAPLPLPTLSPATTILVPSPNNNIPAKSAIVPTTTPTPQTTTLSTKTNPVPNGLPPQPIVINPTAGQTTTVTVPGTSNRTAPPIAVIPSPNLPAKPSSTTTKTTVVAQQDSNSRENASTPPKPITTSTRTAFVANPQVAEVSNYFNQRWEPPANLRNSLEYSIVLDVDGSIQVIEPYGLPSRTYLDRTGMPLIGERFVSANLNGQSPRIRLRFNPNGKVQAFLEAGDAR, from the coding sequence ATGCCCTTATCAAATTCGGTTCTACATCGCTATACTCCCCCCACTTGTACGCTGCAAGTTGTGGCTTATAGTTCGCCTGTATCCCGTTGGGTGGGTTCTAAAGTAGTAAAAGAAGTACAGTTTGACTTGCGTTTTGACGATCCAAGATCCGATGCGGATAAGCAAGTTAGTATTACAGGCAATAGCAACCAACTAGAAGCCCTCCACACTGTCGTTACTATCTATATTCAAGAATTACTCAGCTTATCTTCCGAAAGCTTTGCTGTTTTAGGTCAAGAAACACCTCTGTCGCCAAGAGTAGACGTTGATAGCGATGTGTGGCTAATGCCTGCGGAGGATTTTCCCCCTAAAACTTCAAATAGCGATCGCCTAATTGCTCAAAGCGATACTTTTGCCCTAAAACCAGCAACAAAATTAGCTCATAACCTATTTCTCGGAACTTTAGCTACACCAGAAACCGGGCAGTTTGTCCAACTTAGCATACTGCAACTATTTGATTTGGCTACCGCTCTTGATGAATATAAGAGCGATCTAATTGCTTTACCAACTTATTCTCGCAATCCTCAAAATTCTTCCCCTCTTTTAGCTTGGGCAAATATCGCCGCAGTGTTGCTGTTAGGTGTGGGTGTTACGGCGGTAGGATTGCAAGTATTTAATCGTCCTAATTCTCCGCAAATCGCCAACAATATCAATAATCGTCCTAAAACTACTATTAATCCCGAAGTTGCTCTTGCCCCCTTACCATTGCCTACCTTGTCTCCGGCAACCACAATATTAGTACCTTCACCAAATAATAATATTCCTGCTAAAAGTGCGATCGTACCAACTACGACCCCAACACCACAAACAACAACACTCAGCACTAAAACTAATCCCGTACCTAACGGCTTACCACCTCAACCAATCGTTATTAACCCTACTGCGGGACAGACTACTACTGTAACTGTTCCCGGAACGAGTAATCGTACAGCGCCACCCATCGCTGTTATACCCAGTCCTAATTTACCAGCAAAACCTAGCTCTACTACAACTAAAACTACTGTAGTAGCCCAACAAGATAGTAATTCTAGGGAAAATGCGTCAACACCACCAAAGCCTATTACTACTTCTACCCGCACTGCTTTTGTTGCCAATCCTCAAGTAGCCGAAGTTAGCAACTATTTTAACCAGCGTTGGGAACCGCCTGCTAACTTGAGGAATTCTTTAGAGTACAGCATTGTTTTAGATGTGGACGGTAGCATTCAAGTAATTGAACCCTATGGATTACCATCAAGAACTTATCTCGATCGCACGGGAATGCCCTTAATTGGCGAACGTTTTGTTTCCGCCAATCTTAATGGTCAAAGTCCTAGAATTCGTCTCCGTTTTAATCCTAATGGCAAAGTTCAGGCATTCTTAGAGGCAGGCGACGCAAGGTAA
- a CDS encoding DUF3038 domain-containing protein, translated as MLKDTHSSAGSSLAWDELNRAQPDSIQLDNIKTQIDLVLLALESLAGIGSEAMLQAASALNLESKIPDRVTLWRLRQSNPLRKGEGGRKKLDIEEARSLVLISCYLAKQHQELIRRGIDLLEQAAQNDSEPHKTALIGDYLDAFNNIYLERMEDDRNVSTDKLTQLALKLLVDLLFYSSPGGHRRLWLALLDRSQK; from the coding sequence ATGCTTAAAGATACGCATTCTAGCGCTGGGTCATCTCTTGCTTGGGATGAACTAAACCGCGCCCAGCCTGATTCAATCCAACTTGACAACATCAAAACTCAAATAGATTTGGTGCTGTTAGCGTTGGAATCCTTAGCAGGTATAGGGTCTGAGGCTATGTTGCAAGCCGCATCCGCGCTGAATCTGGAATCAAAAATACCCGATCGCGTGACGTTGTGGAGATTGCGCCAATCAAATCCCTTACGCAAAGGTGAAGGTGGACGCAAAAAGCTAGACATAGAAGAAGCGCGAAGTCTGGTGTTAATTAGCTGCTACCTCGCCAAACAACACCAAGAACTAATTCGCCGAGGGATCGACTTGCTCGAACAAGCTGCCCAAAATGACAGCGAACCTCATAAAACGGCTTTAATTGGCGATTATCTCGATGCTTTTAACAATATCTATTTAGAACGCATGGAAGACGATCGCAATGTTTCTACAGATAAATTAACTCAATTGGCACTTAAGCTTTTGGTAGATTTGCTGTTTTATAGTAGTCCGGGAGGTCATCGGCGTTTGTGGTTGGCACTTTTAGATCGCAGTCAAAAATAA
- a CDS encoding endonuclease MutS2, with product MIQSETLELLEWSRLCQHLSTFAATKLGSIAARNLQIPASQLQSEELLAQTKEVYDLETRLTTGLAFDGIQDIGDSVERAQLQGILAGNELLEIATTLFGARQLRRFIDNQPDIPVLTQLVSELRTYPELEQEIHRCIDERGQVTDRSSPILGDLRTQIKQLRTQINRSLQNILQRQANAVQEQIITQRGDRFVIPVKAPQKDAIPGIVHDTSTSGATLYVEPSGVVPLGNQLRQLVRKEQVEEEAIRRTLTKLVAEVSEDLERLLAIATTIDLATARARYSFWLKANPPRFINRNDGEMINLRQLRHPLLVWQQQHEQDRNVVPVDLFIQPNIRVVTITGPNTGGKTVTLKTLGLAALMAKVGLFIPAREPVEMPWFEQVLTDIGDEQSLEQSLSTFSGHIRRISRILTAIDKSGSSLVLLDEVGAGTDPVEGSALAISLLHYLANNAQLSIATTHFGELKALKYQDDRFENASVEFDEISLSPTYRLLWGIPGRSNALTIAERLGLKLEVIEEAKKHLGGANDDVNQVIAGLEAQRKRQETKATEAQKLLEQAERFYQEVSAKAAALQARERDLRASQDVVVQKAISEAKGEIAQVIRRLQKGTVTAMDAQQATNELNQIAANYVAPPPKPKPGFKPQIGDRLRIPKLGQTAEVLSIPSDEGDLIVRFGIMKMTVNLEDIESLDGEKPVVAKKKKPEVIADKPIETIPTPVIRTSKNTVDLRGSRVADAERTLDDAISTANGQLWIIHGHGTGKLRQGVREFLRQHPRISRYEDAQKADGGTGVTVAYIN from the coding sequence TTGATCCAATCTGAGACTCTAGAATTATTAGAATGGTCGCGCCTTTGTCAGCATTTATCTACCTTTGCAGCTACTAAACTTGGCTCTATCGCTGCGCGTAATCTCCAAATTCCCGCATCCCAATTACAGAGCGAAGAATTACTCGCACAGACAAAAGAAGTCTACGATTTAGAAACCCGTTTAACTACAGGGTTAGCTTTTGATGGTATTCAAGATATTGGCGACTCTGTAGAAAGGGCGCAGTTACAAGGGATTTTAGCCGGAAATGAGTTACTAGAAATTGCTACAACTTTATTCGGTGCTAGACAATTGCGCCGTTTTATCGATAATCAACCAGATATCCCCGTATTAACACAATTAGTCTCCGAGTTACGGACTTATCCCGAATTAGAGCAAGAAATTCATCGATGTATAGATGAACGAGGACAAGTAACCGATCGCTCTAGCCCGATTTTAGGCGACCTGCGTACCCAGATAAAACAGCTAAGAACCCAAATCAATAGATCGCTGCAAAACATCCTCCAACGCCAAGCAAACGCCGTCCAAGAGCAAATAATTACTCAACGAGGCGATCGCTTTGTAATTCCCGTTAAAGCACCCCAAAAAGATGCTATCCCCGGTATAGTTCACGATACCTCAACAAGCGGCGCAACCCTGTATGTAGAGCCTAGTGGCGTTGTTCCTTTAGGCAATCAGTTACGGCAATTAGTCCGCAAAGAACAGGTAGAAGAAGAAGCAATTCGCCGGACTTTAACAAAGCTTGTCGCCGAAGTTAGCGAAGACTTGGAAAGATTGCTAGCGATCGCAACTACTATCGATCTTGCCACAGCGCGCGCTCGTTATAGTTTTTGGCTAAAAGCAAATCCACCCCGCTTTATCAACCGCAATGATGGCGAAATGATCAATTTACGTCAGTTGCGCCATCCGCTTCTAGTATGGCAGCAGCAGCACGAACAAGATCGCAATGTTGTACCTGTTGACTTATTTATTCAACCCAACATCCGCGTCGTCACCATTACTGGCCCAAATACAGGCGGTAAAACTGTTACTCTCAAAACCCTTGGTTTAGCCGCTTTGATGGCAAAAGTCGGTTTATTTATTCCCGCGCGCGAACCTGTAGAAATGCCTTGGTTTGAGCAAGTATTAACCGATATTGGCGACGAACAATCGTTAGAACAAAGTTTATCAACATTTTCCGGTCATATTCGCCGAATTAGCCGTATTTTAACCGCCATAGACAAATCTGGCTCATCATTGGTACTTTTAGATGAAGTAGGAGCGGGAACAGATCCTGTAGAAGGAAGCGCTTTAGCTATTTCTTTACTCCACTACTTAGCTAACAACGCCCAATTAAGCATTGCTACAACCCACTTTGGCGAACTTAAAGCCCTAAAATATCAAGACGATCGCTTTGAGAATGCCTCCGTAGAATTTGACGAAATCAGCCTTTCACCAACTTATCGGCTGCTGTGGGGGATTCCAGGACGTTCTAACGCCCTAACTATTGCCGAGCGTTTAGGCTTAAAACTCGAAGTAATTGAGGAAGCCAAAAAACATTTAGGCGGTGCAAATGACGATGTAAACCAAGTAATTGCAGGTTTAGAGGCGCAACGAAAACGTCAGGAAACTAAAGCCACAGAAGCGCAAAAGTTATTAGAACAAGCGGAACGTTTTTATCAAGAAGTATCGGCAAAAGCCGCCGCTTTGCAAGCTAGAGAACGAGATTTACGCGCCTCTCAAGATGTTGTTGTCCAAAAGGCGATCTCTGAAGCCAAAGGAGAAATCGCCCAAGTTATTCGCCGCTTACAAAAAGGCACTGTAACGGCTATGGACGCGCAGCAAGCAACCAACGAACTTAATCAAATTGCCGCCAACTATGTAGCGCCACCTCCAAAGCCAAAACCAGGATTTAAACCGCAAATAGGCGATCGCCTCCGCATTCCCAAATTAGGACAAACGGCAGAAGTTTTAAGTATTCCTAGTGACGAAGGAGATTTAATTGTCCGGTTTGGGATTATGAAAATGACTGTAAACCTAGAAGATATTGAATCATTAGATGGTGAAAAACCAGTAGTTGCTAAAAAGAAAAAACCAGAAGTAATTGCAGATAAACCTATAGAAACTATCCCGACTCCAGTAATTCGGACTTCTAAAAACACCGTTGATTTACGCGGTAGTCGAGTCGCCGATGCAGAGAGGACTTTAGACGATGCTATTTCAACCGCCAATGGGCAACTGTGGATTATTCACGGACACGGTACGGGAAAATTAAGGCAAGGTGTACGGGAGTTTTTGCGCCAGCACCCTAGAATTAGCCGCTATGAAGATGCCCAAAAAGCTGATGGTGGTACAGGAGTTACAGTAGCTTATATAAATTAA
- the gyrB gene encoding DNA topoisomerase (ATP-hydrolyzing) subunit B — MTSSYGADQIRVLRDLEPVRMRPGMYIGTTGPKGLHHLVYEVVDNSIDEALAGHCTHIEAALNTDGSVTITDDGRGIPTDVHPQTGRSALETVMTVLHAGGKFGDGGYKVSGGLHGVGISVVNALSEFVEVTVWRDKRVFTQRFERGIPIGDLQSKPDKETRTGTSITFKPDSEIFTVGIEFDYITLASRLRELAYLNAGVKITFTDHRLELLKSNESKTETYEYAGGIKEYISYINRDKQPLHEEIIYVQGERNNVQVEVSLQWCTDSYTDNVLGFANNIRTAEGGTHLDGLKAVLTRTMNAIARKRNKIKENEPNLSGEHVREGLTAVISVKVPNPEFEGQTKTKLGNTEVRGIVDSLVGEVLTEYLEFRPPVADQILDKAIQAFKAAEAARHARELVRRKSVLESSPLPGKLADCSTRDPSESEIYIVEGDSAGGSAKQGRDRRFQAILPLRGKILNIEKTDDAKIYKNTEIQALITALGLGVKGEEFDPSKLRYHRIVIMTDADVDGAHIRTLILTFFYRYQRSLVEQGYIYIACPPLYKVERGRNHYYCYSERELNNLTQNEFPANANYTIQRFKGLGEMMPTQLWDTTMNPESRTLKRIEIEDAAEADRIFTVLMGDRVAPRREFIETYGPRLNFAELDI, encoded by the coding sequence ATGACGAGTAGCTACGGTGCAGATCAAATTCGAGTTCTAAGAGATTTAGAACCTGTCCGAATGCGACCGGGTATGTACATCGGCACGACAGGGCCCAAGGGACTCCATCATTTAGTTTACGAGGTAGTAGACAATTCCATCGATGAAGCTTTGGCGGGACACTGCACCCACATAGAAGCAGCACTCAACACCGATGGTTCAGTAACTATCACTGATGACGGTAGAGGGATTCCCACCGATGTTCACCCCCAAACCGGAAGATCGGCATTAGAAACTGTAATGACAGTTTTACACGCTGGGGGCAAGTTTGGCGACGGCGGTTACAAAGTTTCGGGAGGCTTGCACGGCGTTGGTATCTCAGTCGTCAATGCTCTATCGGAGTTTGTAGAAGTTACGGTATGGCGAGATAAGCGCGTATTTACGCAAAGATTTGAGCGTGGTATTCCCATCGGCGACCTCCAATCAAAACCAGACAAAGAAACACGGACTGGAACTTCTATCACTTTTAAGCCAGACTCGGAAATTTTTACTGTTGGCATAGAGTTTGATTACATTACTTTAGCTAGTCGTTTGCGAGAATTGGCGTATTTGAATGCGGGAGTGAAAATAACTTTCACCGACCATCGCCTAGAATTGCTCAAAAGTAACGAGTCAAAAACAGAAACTTACGAATATGCAGGCGGTATTAAAGAATATATTTCCTATATAAACCGCGACAAGCAACCTCTGCATGAAGAAATTATCTACGTACAGGGAGAGCGCAACAACGTCCAGGTAGAAGTATCTTTGCAGTGGTGTACCGATTCTTATACAGATAACGTGCTGGGTTTTGCTAACAATATTCGTACCGCAGAGGGCGGAACGCACCTAGATGGATTGAAAGCAGTGCTAACGCGAACCATGAATGCGATCGCCCGTAAGCGTAATAAAATTAAAGAAAATGAACCAAACCTTAGCGGCGAACACGTCCGGGAAGGCTTAACGGCAGTTATTTCTGTTAAAGTTCCCAACCCAGAATTTGAAGGACAAACCAAAACAAAGTTAGGCAACACCGAAGTTAGAGGAATTGTTGATTCTTTAGTTGGGGAAGTTCTCACCGAGTATTTAGAATTTCGTCCCCCCGTCGCCGACCAAATTTTAGACAAAGCAATTCAGGCATTTAAAGCCGCCGAAGCCGCCCGTCACGCGCGAGAATTAGTTAGACGTAAATCAGTATTAGAATCGTCACCATTACCCGGAAAACTCGCCGATTGCAGCACCAGAGATCCCAGCGAATCGGAAATATATATAGTTGAAGGAGATTCTGCGGGGGGGTCGGCCAAACAAGGACGCGATCGCAGATTTCAAGCAATTCTACCTTTACGCGGTAAAATTCTTAATATCGAAAAAACTGACGATGCCAAAATCTATAAAAATACAGAAATCCAGGCACTAATTACCGCCCTCGGATTAGGTGTTAAAGGTGAGGAGTTCGATCCCTCCAAACTGCGCTACCACCGCATTGTAATTATGACTGATGCTGACGTAGATGGCGCGCACATCAGAACCCTTATCCTGACGTTCTTTTACCGCTATCAGCGCAGTTTAGTAGAGCAAGGATACATCTATATTGCTTGTCCTCCTCTGTACAAAGTTGAGCGCGGACGCAATCATTACTACTGTTACAGTGAGCGCGAACTTAATAACTTGACTCAAAACGAGTTTCCCGCCAACGCCAACTACACTATCCAGCGTTTTAAAGGTTTGGGAGAAATGATGCCAACGCAACTTTGGGATACAACAATGAACCCCGAATCGCGTACCCTGAAACGGATAGAGATTGAAGATGCTGCCGAAGCCGATCGCATTTTTACAGTGTTAATGGGCGATCGCGTTGCCCCCCGGCGCGAATTTATCGAAACCTATGGCCCTCGTCTCAACTTTGCAGAACTTGATATTTAA
- a CDS encoding GuaB3 family IMP dehydrogenase-related protein, translating into MDIEIGRGKKARRAYGIDEIALVPGNRTLDPSLADTTWRIGNIEREIPIIASAMDGVVDVRMAVLLSELGALGVLNLEGIQCRYADPKPILERISSVGKDEFVGLMQELYAKPIEPQLIEQRIQEIKQLGGIAAVSATPTGAMKYGEMVTKAGADLFFVQATVVSTSHLSPESLTPLDLAQFCREMPIPVILGNCVTYEVTLNLMKAGAAGVLVGIGPGAACTSRGVLGVGVPQASAIADCAAARDDYYQETGNYVPIIADGGLITGGDICKCIACGADGVMIGSPFARALEAPGNGYHWGMATPSPILPRGTRIRVATTGTLEQILRGPALLDDGTHNLLGALKTSMGTLGAKNLKEMQSAEVAIAPSLLTEGKVYQKAQQLGMGK; encoded by the coding sequence GTGGATATTGAAATTGGGCGGGGTAAAAAAGCAAGAAGAGCTTACGGAATCGATGAAATTGCTTTAGTACCAGGCAATAGAACCCTAGATCCGAGTTTAGCCGATACAACCTGGCGCATCGGTAATATCGAGCGAGAAATTCCGATTATTGCAAGTGCCATGGATGGCGTGGTAGACGTTCGTATGGCGGTATTATTATCGGAACTAGGCGCATTAGGGGTACTCAATTTAGAAGGTATCCAATGCCGATACGCCGATCCCAAGCCAATTTTAGAGCGGATTAGTTCGGTAGGCAAAGATGAATTTGTCGGCTTGATGCAAGAATTGTATGCTAAACCCATCGAACCACAATTAATCGAGCAACGTATTCAAGAAATTAAACAACTTGGGGGAATTGCCGCCGTTAGTGCTACTCCCACAGGAGCAATGAAGTACGGCGAAATGGTAACAAAGGCGGGAGCAGATTTATTTTTTGTCCAAGCTACCGTAGTTTCTACTTCTCACCTATCGCCGGAATCTCTAACACCTTTGGATTTGGCGCAATTTTGCCGAGAAATGCCGATTCCGGTAATTTTGGGCAACTGTGTTACTTACGAAGTCACCCTGAATTTAATGAAAGCCGGAGCGGCGGGGGTATTAGTCGGAATTGGGCCAGGAGCGGCTTGTACCTCTCGCGGAGTCTTGGGTGTGGGCGTACCTCAAGCAAGTGCGATCGCCGATTGTGCGGCAGCGCGAGACGATTATTATCAAGAAACCGGAAACTATGTGCCAATAATTGCCGATGGCGGTTTAATTACTGGCGGCGATATTTGCAAATGTATTGCTTGCGGCGCAGATGGGGTAATGATTGGTTCGCCCTTTGCTAGAGCTTTAGAAGCCCCAGGAAACGGCTATCATTGGGGCATGGCAACACCCAGTCCCATTTTGCCACGGGGGACGCGGATTCGAGTTGCTACAACGGGTACTTTGGAGCAAATCTTAAGGGGTCCGGCTTTATTAGACGATGGTACGCACAACTTGCTAGGAGCTTTAAAAACTAGCATGGGAACTTTGGGCGCAAAAAACCTTAAAGAAATGCAGAGCGCGGAAGTGGCGATCGCTCCTTCATTGTTAACTGAGGGTAAAGTCTACCAAAAGGCTCAACAATTAGGCATGGGTAAATAG
- the ggt gene encoding gamma-glutamyltransferase produces the protein MPSIYRFTTLPLLVFLAFFTAQPTFAAFLQPLTTKKGMVVSAHPLASQAGLDILRSGGNAVDAAVATTFAISVVEPFSAGIGGGGFLLLHQANNSQMKALDFRERAPLKATKNMYLDAQGKVRPNISIDGYLSVGVPGTVAGLYQVHRQHGKLPWAKLVAPSIKYAQEGFVVTDRFVGAVESRKKPILSNPAARQVFTRNGTMYTAGDKLIQRDLAKTLQQIATNPQSFYTGNIARAIASDMARNGGLITLEDLKTYKPIWRTPVCGTFRQSRICSMPPPSSGGIHLLQILNLIGDTDFKAKGWHNPDVLHLMVEAMRIAYADRSEYLGDPDFVKVPVQQLISPEYAAKRRQEIRANATPSTKVKPARKAALERFTKAESPDTSHLTVVDEQRNAVSLTFTVNYGFGSGVVTPGTGILLNDEMDDFAAAPGVPNAYGLIGGDANAIAPRKTPLSSMTPTIVTQNNRLKMATGAPGGSTIITTVLQVILNVLAYDMNAGEAVSAPRIHHQWLPDELRMQPFGLDTATIAELKRRGHKVEQRSPWGNANAIVVTPDNKLEGAADPRGEGSPSGY, from the coding sequence ATGCCCAGTATTTACCGCTTTACAACTTTACCTCTATTAGTTTTTCTAGCTTTTTTTACCGCTCAACCAACCTTTGCGGCTTTTCTTCAACCACTAACAACTAAGAAGGGAATGGTAGTATCTGCTCATCCTTTGGCAAGTCAAGCCGGACTTGATATATTACGAAGTGGTGGTAATGCGGTAGATGCTGCGGTCGCAACGACTTTTGCTATTTCTGTAGTTGAGCCTTTTTCGGCGGGAATTGGCGGCGGTGGTTTTTTGCTGCTACATCAAGCTAATAATTCCCAAATGAAGGCGCTAGATTTTCGCGAACGCGCTCCCCTGAAAGCTACCAAAAATATGTATTTGGATGCTCAAGGTAAGGTGCGCCCAAATATAAGTATTGATGGCTATTTATCTGTGGGTGTACCGGGTACAGTCGCCGGACTTTATCAAGTTCATCGCCAGCATGGAAAATTACCTTGGGCGAAATTAGTTGCCCCATCTATTAAGTATGCTCAAGAGGGATTTGTTGTCACAGATCGGTTTGTGGGAGCAGTGGAAAGCCGCAAAAAACCAATTTTAAGCAATCCGGCGGCTCGGCAAGTTTTTACGCGCAATGGCACAATGTACACGGCAGGAGATAAGTTAATTCAGCGCGATTTAGCAAAAACTTTACAGCAAATTGCCACTAATCCCCAGAGTTTTTATACCGGAAATATTGCCCGCGCGATCGCCTCAGATATGGCACGTAACGGCGGTTTAATTACTTTAGAAGACTTAAAAACTTATAAACCTATTTGGCGCACCCCTGTTTGCGGTACTTTCCGACAATCGCGCATTTGCTCGATGCCGCCGCCTTCTTCGGGAGGCATACACTTATTACAAATACTAAATCTCATCGGCGACACCGATTTTAAAGCTAAAGGATGGCACAACCCGGATGTACTGCATTTAATGGTAGAAGCGATGCGAATTGCCTACGCTGATAGGTCGGAATACTTGGGCGATCCCGATTTTGTCAAAGTACCAGTACAACAGCTAATTAGCCCCGAATATGCTGCCAAAAGACGGCAAGAAATTCGGGCTAATGCTACCCCTTCAACGAAAGTAAAACCCGCCCGTAAAGCTGCTTTAGAACGCTTTACCAAAGCCGAATCTCCCGACACTAGCCATTTAACCGTAGTAGACGAACAACGTAACGCCGTTAGTTTAACTTTTACCGTCAATTATGGTTTTGGTTCGGGGGTAGTTACGCCAGGAACAGGTATTTTACTTAATGATGAAATGGACGATTTTGCCGCCGCTCCTGGCGTACCCAATGCTTACGGACTAATTGGCGGCGATGCAAATGCGATCGCACCCCGCAAAACTCCCCTATCTAGCATGACTCCCACTATAGTCACCCAAAATAATCGCCTGAAAATGGCAACGGGTGCGCCGGGAGGTAGCACAATTATTACTACGGTTCTCCAAGTTATTCTCAACGTCCTCGCTTACGATATGAACGCCGGGGAAGCCGTTTCTGCTCCCCGCATTCATCATCAATGGTTGCCCGATGAACTAAGAATGCAACCTTTTGGTTTAGATACAGCGACTATTGCCGAACTCAAACGACGGGGACATAAAGTTGAACAAAGGAGTCCTTGGGGAAATGCTAATGCGATCGTTGTCACCCCCGATAATAAATTAGAAGGAGCTGCCGATCCGCGCGGAGAAGGTTCTCCTAGTGGTTATTAA
- the miaA gene encoding tRNA (adenosine(37)-N6)-dimethylallyltransferase MiaA, with the protein MYPVIYPNSSLMVICGATATGKSSLALALAKRLEAIIISADSRQVYREFDIGTAKPTLAERQEIPHYLIDICEPVETLTLADYQQQAQELINSPPVRAQSIAPLPLTTTLLVGGTGLYIRSIVQGLKIPRVAPNSELRSQLEKLGQLQLYAMLQQVDPVAAQKIHHNDAVRTLRALEVFYVTGVPISEQQGENPPKYPILQISLDCPNLEDLQKRIEQRTEEMIEAGLVAEVEFLCKKYGFDLPLLNTLGYQEIKEYLLGNVSLSEAKKLTVLHTRQFAKRQRTWFRAYPEIAWFDSGDRQLIEKVWQKVQEFGESL; encoded by the coding sequence ATGTACCCAGTTATTTATCCTAATTCTAGTTTGATGGTAATTTGCGGTGCTACGGCTACAGGAAAATCTAGCTTGGCTTTAGCTTTGGCAAAAAGGTTAGAGGCAATAATTATTAGCGCCGATTCGCGTCAGGTTTACCGCGAGTTTGATATTGGGACGGCTAAACCAACACTAGCAGAGCGGCAAGAAATACCACATTATTTGATTGATATCTGCGAACCAGTGGAGACTTTGACTTTAGCAGACTATCAGCAACAAGCCCAAGAATTAATCAATTCTCCTCCCGTAAGGGCGCAAAGCATTGCGCCCTTACCGCTCACTACTACTCTTTTAGTCGGCGGTACGGGTTTATATATTCGCTCGATAGTGCAGGGTTTAAAAATTCCCAGAGTTGCGCCAAATAGTGAATTGCGAAGTCAACTTGAAAAGCTTGGTCAACTTCAACTTTATGCGATGTTACAACAAGTAGACCCCGTAGCAGCACAAAAAATCCACCATAACGATGCAGTGCGGACTTTACGAGCGTTAGAGGTATTTTATGTAACTGGAGTCCCGATTTCTGAGCAACAAGGGGAAAATCCGCCCAAATATCCGATTTTACAAATTAGCTTGGATTGTCCTAATTTAGAAGATTTACAAAAGCGTATTGAACAGCGTACTGAAGAAATGATCGAGGCGGGATTAGTTGCAGAAGTTGAGTTTTTGTGTAAAAAATATGGGTTTGATTTGCCTTTGCTCAATACTTTAGGCTATCAGGAAATTAAAGAATATTTGCTAGGCAATGTTAGTCTATCTGAAGCTAAAAAGTTAACGGTTTTGCATACACGCCAATTTGCTAAACGTCAGCGTACATGGTTTAGAGCTTACCCGGAAATTGCCTGGTTTGATTCGGGCGATCGCCAATTAATTGAAAAAGTATGGCAGAAAGTGCAGGAATTTGGGGAATCGCTGTAA